GATGTGTCCATTGAAGTCAATTCTCTAACAAATCATATCATTTTTATAGTTAATGTATCCATCTTTACGATCCGTGGTCTTTACATATGCTAACTCTTCACTAAATTCTCTTGCATCACAATACATAGGTTCAATTATAAATTGTCCTGTATTGTTAATAAATCCATATAAATTCCCAACTTTCATTAAATATAATTCATTCATAAAAACACCTTCCTTTTTAGATTGTACATTAATCCCAAATACCTCCTTGTAAGAACCAATTAGCATCCCAACGATCCGCAATATTAGATAATGGATTATAAATAACATCTATTTTTTTCCTGGTATCTTAACTTGTACATAACCATCTCCCAAAATATCAACTGTAACTTTC
The Pseudobacteroides sp. genome window above contains:
- a CDS encoding WG repeat-containing protein, with protein sequence MNELYLMKVGNLYGFINNTGQFIIEPMYCDAREFSEELAYVKTTDRKDGYINYKNDMIC